The following coding sequences lie in one Nitrospirota bacterium genomic window:
- a CDS encoding helix-turn-helix transcriptional regulator, whose protein sequence is MRTRKLSTRRKASPICKEFGAKVRYLREKKKWSQEELAHVSGIHVTYLSGLERGHRNPTLNVISHLAAAFGITTSELLRSVSEASE, encoded by the coding sequence ATGAGAACAAGGAAGCTAAGTACCCGCCGCAAAGCGTCTCCGATCTGCAAGGAGTTTGGGGCAAAAGTGCGGTATCTGCGAGAGAAAAAGAAATGGTCCCAAGAAGAGCTCGCTCATGTGTCGGGTATCCACGTGACCTATCTGAGCGGGCTTGAACGTGGGCACCGCAATCCAACCCTCAACGTTATTTCGCACCTGGCTGCTGCATTCGGCATTACCACGTCAGAACTGTTGAGGAGTGTCTCAGAGGCCAGCGAATGA